A single genomic interval of Streptomyces sp. BA2 harbors:
- a CDS encoding insulinase family protein, producing MTSRSTTTTARPSSEGRAVARTQTLLQGKDGIGTVRRTTLPGGLRVVTETLPSVRSATFGIWANVGSRDETPSLNGATHYLEHLLFKGTKKRSALDISAALDAVGGEMNAFTAKEYTCYYARVLDTDLPLAIDVVCDMLTGSLILQEDVDAERGVILEEIAMTEDDPGDCVHDLFAHTMLGDTPLGRPVLGTEETVNALTAERIRRFYKKHYDPTHLVVAAAGNVDHNKVVRQVRAAFEKAGALHRTDATPVIPRQGSRALRTAGRVEVINRKTEQAHVILGMPGLARTDERRWAMGVLNTALGGGMSSRLFQEVREKRGLAYSVYSYTSGFADTGLFGVYAGCRPSQVHDVLKICRDELDQVAQNGLSDDEIGRAIGQLAGSTVLGLEDTGALMNRIGKSELCWGEQMSVDDMLAKISAVTPDEVREVAREVLGHRPSLSAIGPLKDKQAARLHEAVS from the coding sequence GTGACGTCGCGTAGCACCACGACGACGGCCCGCCCCTCTTCGGAGGGGCGGGCCGTCGCCCGTACCCAAACCCTCCTCCAGGGCAAGGACGGCATCGGCACGGTCCGCCGTACGACGCTGCCGGGCGGCCTCCGCGTCGTCACCGAGACCCTGCCTTCCGTACGCTCGGCGACCTTCGGGATCTGGGCGAACGTCGGATCCCGCGACGAGACGCCGTCCCTGAACGGCGCCACGCACTACTTGGAACACCTGCTCTTCAAGGGCACCAAGAAGCGCAGCGCCCTCGACATCTCGGCCGCGCTCGACGCGGTCGGCGGCGAGATGAACGCCTTCACGGCGAAGGAGTACACGTGCTACTACGCACGCGTGCTCGACACCGACCTGCCGCTGGCCATCGACGTCGTCTGCGACATGCTGACGGGCTCCCTGATCCTCCAGGAGGACGTCGACGCCGAGCGCGGCGTCATCCTCGAAGAGATCGCGATGACCGAGGACGACCCGGGCGACTGCGTGCACGACCTGTTCGCGCACACGATGCTCGGCGACACCCCCCTCGGCCGCCCCGTCCTCGGCACCGAGGAGACGGTCAACGCCCTCACCGCCGAGCGGATCCGCCGCTTCTACAAGAAGCACTACGACCCGACCCACCTGGTGGTCGCGGCCGCGGGCAACGTCGACCACAACAAGGTCGTACGTCAGGTCCGTGCCGCCTTCGAGAAGGCCGGCGCCCTCCACCGCACCGACGCGACGCCGGTCATCCCGCGCCAGGGCTCCCGCGCCCTGCGCACGGCGGGCCGCGTCGAGGTCATCAACCGCAAGACCGAGCAGGCCCACGTCATCCTCGGCATGCCGGGCCTGGCCCGCACGGACGAGCGCCGCTGGGCCATGGGCGTCCTGAACACCGCCCTCGGCGGCGGCATGTCATCGCGCCTCTTCCAGGAGGTCAGGGAGAAGCGCGGCCTGGCCTACAGCGTGTACTCGTACACATCGGGCTTCGCCGACACCGGCCTCTTCGGCGTGTACGCGGGCTGCCGCCCGAGCCAGGTGCACGACGTACTGAAGATCTGCCGCGACGAGCTCGACCAGGTCGCGCAGAACGGCCTGAGCGACGACGAGATCGGCCGCGCGATCGGCCAGCTCGCGGGCTCCACCGTGCTCGGCCTCGAGGACACGGGCGCGCTGATGAACCGTATCGGCAAGAGCGAGCTGTGCTGGGGCGAGCAGATGTCGGTCGACGACATGCTGGCCAAGATCTCGGCGGTCACCCCGGACGAGGTCCGCGAGGTCGCCCGCGAGGTCCTCGGCCACCGTCCGTCGCTGTCGGCCATCGGCCCGCTCAAGGACAAGCAGGCCGCACGCCTGCACGAAGCGGTCTCCTAA
- the dapB gene encoding 4-hydroxy-tetrahydrodipicolinate reductase, producing the protein MSKLRVAVIGAKGRIGSEAVRAVEAADDLELVAALGRGDSLDTLVETGAQVAVELTNPDSVMGNLDFCVRHGIHAVVGTTGWTDDRVAQLETALAASPETGVLIAPNFSIGAVLTMKFAQIAAPYFESVEVVELHHPNKADAPSGTATRTAQLIAEARRDAGSAPQPDATSTALDGARGADVDGVPVHSVRLRGLLAHQEVLLGGEGETLTVRHDSLHHSSFMPGILLGVRRVVSTPGLTFGLEHFLDLN; encoded by the coding sequence ATGAGCAAGCTGCGCGTGGCGGTCATCGGAGCCAAGGGCCGGATCGGCTCCGAGGCCGTCCGAGCCGTCGAAGCCGCCGACGACCTGGAACTGGTCGCCGCGCTTGGCCGGGGCGACTCGCTGGACACGCTGGTGGAGACCGGCGCCCAGGTCGCGGTCGAACTGACCAACCCCGACTCGGTGATGGGCAATCTCGACTTCTGCGTACGGCACGGCATCCACGCCGTGGTCGGTACGACGGGCTGGACCGACGACCGCGTCGCGCAGCTGGAGACCGCCCTGGCCGCATCGCCGGAGACGGGCGTCCTGATCGCCCCGAACTTCTCCATCGGCGCGGTCCTCACCATGAAGTTCGCGCAGATCGCGGCGCCGTACTTCGAGTCCGTCGAGGTCGTCGAGCTGCACCACCCGAACAAGGCCGACGCCCCCAGCGGCACCGCCACGCGCACCGCCCAGCTCATCGCCGAGGCCCGTCGGGATGCGGGCAGCGCCCCGCAGCCGGACGCCACCTCGACCGCGCTTGACGGTGCACGCGGCGCGGACGTCGACGGCGTTCCGGTGCACTCCGTGCGGCTGCGCGGCCTCCTGGCCCACCAGGAGGTGCTGCTCGGCGGCGAGGGCGAGACCCTCACGGTCCGGCACGACTCGCTGCACCACAGCAGCTTCATGCCGGGCATCCTGCTCGGCGTACGCCGTGTGGTGAGCACTCCGGGCCTGACGTTCGGCCTGGAACACTTCCTGGACCTGAACTGA
- a CDS encoding tetratricopeptide repeat protein, giving the protein MRAKITYAVTAAVLVVYFVLVGSRGVLLIKHGTALTVTFGVAVLILPFIGVWFLWKNTQFVQRANRLAAELEAEGGLPVDELKRTPGGRIDRDSADEVFARRKAETEDSPDDWRCWFRLAVAYHDARDTPRARKAMQRAIALHAGRPVNA; this is encoded by the coding sequence ATGCGAGCAAAGATCACTTACGCCGTCACGGCTGCCGTCCTGGTCGTCTACTTCGTCCTGGTCGGCAGCCGCGGCGTGCTCCTGATAAAGCACGGCACCGCGCTCACCGTCACCTTCGGTGTCGCGGTGCTCATCCTGCCGTTCATCGGTGTCTGGTTCCTCTGGAAGAACACCCAGTTCGTCCAGCGCGCCAACCGCCTCGCCGCCGAGCTGGAAGCCGAAGGCGGCCTGCCCGTCGACGAGTTGAAGCGCACCCCCGGCGGTCGCATCGACCGTGACTCGGCCGACGAGGTCTTCGCCAGGCGCAAGGCCGAGACCGAGGACTCGCCGGACGACTGGCGCTGCTGGTTCCGCCTCGCCGTCGCCTATCACGATGCCCGGGACACCCCGCGCGCGCGAAAGGCGATGCAGCGCGCGATCGCGCTGCACGCGGGCAGGCCTGTGAACGCCTGA
- a CDS encoding PH domain-containing protein — protein sequence MPLPFLTADRAFDESADDAALPFDDRDHWRRPYRPGPWRVGAAALLLLLASYVLVAAVVIAFADSLAGAAVCAGLAVVVIVSALRLLRMGTWVSAHGLRRVAFLTTQTVPWAQVVTVRTTQQPVRWLGLPRTVQGQALVLVRRDQRAEGQQPLLTDRNADFLARYEAFNRAADSIEVWADEYRRTA from the coding sequence GTGCCCCTGCCCTTCCTGACGGCGGACCGCGCCTTTGACGAGTCGGCGGACGACGCCGCTCTGCCGTTCGACGACCGCGACCACTGGCGGCGGCCCTACCGGCCAGGGCCGTGGCGGGTGGGGGCGGCAGCGCTGCTTCTCCTGCTCGCCTCGTACGTCCTCGTCGCCGCCGTGGTCATCGCGTTCGCGGACTCACTCGCGGGTGCCGCGGTCTGCGCGGGCCTCGCGGTGGTCGTCATCGTGAGCGCGCTGCGGCTGCTGCGGATGGGCACCTGGGTGAGCGCGCACGGCCTGCGTCGTGTGGCCTTCCTGACGACGCAGACCGTGCCGTGGGCGCAGGTCGTGACGGTGCGTACGACGCAGCAGCCCGTGCGGTGGCTCGGGCTGCCCCGCACGGTGCAGGGGCAGGCACTCGTCCTCGTACGGCGGGATCAGCGGGCCGAGGGGCAGCAGCCGTTGCTCACCGACCGCAACGCCGACTTCCTGGCCCGGTACGAGGCCTTCAACCGGGCGGCCGACTCCATCGAGGTGTGGGCCGACGAGTACCGGCGCACCGCCTGA
- the thyX gene encoding FAD-dependent thymidylate synthase codes for MSETPTEELKPSFRSEVTVELVKHAATDSDVLWAARVSTAGEQSLEELQKDPERSKGLINYLMRDRHGSPFEHNSMTFFISAPIFVFREFMRHRVGWSYNEESGRYRELQPTFYVPDEARKLVQEGRPGKYVFVEGTQAQQELTGRVMEDSYRQAYEAYQEMLAAGVAREVARAVLPVGLFSSMYATCNARSLMHFLGLRTQHELAKVPSFPQREIEMVGEKMEEQWAKLMPLTHAAFNANGRVAP; via the coding sequence GTGAGCGAGACCCCCACCGAAGAGCTCAAGCCCAGCTTCCGCAGCGAGGTCACCGTCGAGTTGGTGAAGCACGCCGCGACCGACTCCGACGTCCTGTGGGCCGCCCGTGTCTCCACTGCCGGGGAGCAGTCCCTGGAAGAGCTCCAGAAGGACCCCGAGCGCTCCAAGGGCCTGATCAACTACCTGATGCGGGACCGCCACGGCAGCCCCTTCGAGCACAACTCGATGACGTTCTTCATCAGTGCCCCGATCTTCGTCTTCCGCGAGTTCATGCGGCACCGCGTGGGCTGGTCGTACAACGAAGAGTCGGGCCGCTACAGGGAGCTCCAGCCGACGTTCTACGTCCCGGACGAGGCCCGCAAGCTGGTCCAGGAAGGCCGCCCCGGGAAGTACGTCTTCGTGGAGGGCACCCAGGCCCAGCAGGAGCTCACGGGCCGCGTCATGGAGGACTCCTACCGCCAGGCGTACGAGGCCTATCAGGAGATGCTCGCCGCCGGCGTCGCCCGCGAAGTCGCCCGCGCGGTCCTGCCGGTAGGCCTCTTCTCGTCGATGTACGCGACGTGCAACGCCCGTTCGCTGATGCACTTCCTCGGCCTGCGTACGCAGCACGAGCTCGCCAAGGTCCCGTCCTTCCCGCAGCGGGAGATCGAGATGGTCGGCGAGAAGATGGAGGAGCAGTGGGCCAAGCTCATGCCCCTCACGCACGCCGCGTTCAACGCCAACGGACGTGTGGCTCCGTAA
- the dapA gene encoding 4-hydroxy-tetrahydrodipicolinate synthase, translated as MAPTSTPQTPFGRVLTAMVTPFTADGALDLDGAQRLAAHLVDAGNDGLVINGTTGESPTTSNAEKAELVRAVVEAVGDRAHVVAGVGTNDTRHSIELARDAERVGADGLLTVTPYYNKPPQEGLLRHFTAIADSTELPVMLYDIPGRSGVPINTETIVRLAEHPRIVANKDAKGDLGRASWAIARSGLAWYSGDDMLNLPLLSVGACGFVSVVSHVVTPELRAMIDAYTTGDVQKATEIHQKLLPVFTGMFRTQGVITTKAALTLQGRPAGPLRLPLVELSPDETAQLKIDLAAGGVQI; from the coding sequence ATGGCTCCGACCTCCACTCCGCAGACCCCCTTCGGGAGGGTCCTCACCGCCATGGTCACGCCCTTTACGGCGGACGGCGCACTCGACCTCGACGGCGCGCAGCGGCTCGCCGCCCACCTGGTGGACGCAGGCAATGACGGCCTCGTCATCAACGGCACCACCGGCGAGTCCCCGACCACCAGCAACGCGGAGAAAGCCGAGCTCGTACGAGCCGTAGTAGAAGCGGTCGGAGACCGCGCCCACGTGGTCGCAGGCGTCGGCACGAACGACACCCGCCACAGCATCGAGCTCGCCCGCGACGCCGAGCGGGTCGGCGCCGACGGCCTTCTGACCGTCACGCCGTACTACAACAAGCCCCCGCAAGAGGGTCTGCTCCGGCACTTCACGGCGATCGCCGACAGCACCGAGCTTCCCGTCATGCTCTACGACATCCCCGGCCGCAGTGGCGTACCGATCAACACCGAAACGATCGTCCGCCTCGCCGAGCACCCGCGCATCGTCGCCAACAAGGACGCCAAGGGCGACCTCGGCCGCGCCAGCTGGGCCATCGCCCGCTCCGGCCTCGCCTGGTACTCCGGCGACGACATGCTGAACCTCCCGCTGCTCTCCGTCGGCGCCTGCGGCTTCGTCTCCGTCGTCAGCCACGTGGTCACGCCGGAGCTGCGCGCGATGATCGACGCGTACACCACGGGTGACGTACAGAAGGCCACAGAGATCCACCAGAAGCTGCTCCCGGTCTTCACCGGCATGTTCCGTACGCAGGGTGTGATCACCACGAAGGCGGCGCTCACCCTGCAGGGTCGCCCCGCGGGACCGCTGCGGCTGCCCCTGGTCGAGTTGTCGCCTGACGAGACGGCCCAGCTCAAGATCGATCTCGCCGCCGGCGGGGTACAGATCTAA
- a CDS encoding ribonuclease J: protein MSHPHPELGAPPKLPKGGLRVTPLGGLGEIGRNMTVFEYNGRLLIVDCGVLFPEEEQPGIDLILPDFTSIRDRLDDIDGIVLTHGHEDHIGGVPYLLREKPDIPLIGSKLTLALIEAKLQEHRIRPYTLEVAEGDRERLGPFDCEFIAVNHSIPDALAVAVRTPAGMVVATGDFKMDQLPMDGRLTDLHAFARLSEEGIDLLLSDSTNAEVPGFVPPERDISNVIRGVFAGAQKRIIVASFASHVHRIQQILDAAHEYGRRVAFVGRSMVRNMGIARDLGYLKVPPGLVVDVKTLDDLPDSQVVLVCTGSQGEPMAALSRMANRDHQIRIVQGDTVILASSLIPGNENAVYRVINGLTRWGANVVHKGNAKVHVSGHASAGELLYFYNICKPKNLMPVHGEWRHLRANAELGALTGVPHDRIVIAEDGVVVDLVEGKAKIVGKVQAGYVYVDGLSVGDVGEPALKDRRILGDEGIISVFVVVDSSTGKITGGPHIQARGSGIDDSAFSAVMPRVQEVLEKSAQDGVVEPHQLQQLIRRTLGKWVSDNYRRRPMILPVVVEV, encoded by the coding sequence TTGAGTCATCCGCATCCTGAACTCGGCGCCCCGCCGAAGCTCCCGAAGGGCGGCCTGCGGGTCACCCCGCTGGGCGGCCTCGGTGAGATCGGCCGCAACATGACCGTCTTCGAGTACAACGGTCGCCTGCTGATCGTCGACTGCGGAGTGCTCTTCCCCGAGGAGGAGCAGCCCGGAATCGACCTGATCCTGCCGGACTTCACGTCCATCAGGGACCGCCTCGACGACATCGACGGCATCGTGCTCACGCACGGCCACGAGGACCACATCGGCGGTGTCCCGTATCTCCTCCGCGAGAAGCCGGACATCCCGCTGATCGGCTCCAAGCTGACCCTCGCGCTCATCGAGGCGAAGCTCCAGGAGCACCGCATCCGGCCGTACACGCTCGAGGTCGCCGAAGGTGACCGCGAGCGCCTCGGCCCGTTCGACTGCGAGTTCATCGCGGTCAACCACTCCATCCCGGACGCCCTGGCCGTCGCCGTCCGCACCCCCGCGGGCATGGTGGTCGCCACCGGCGACTTCAAGATGGACCAGCTGCCGATGGACGGCCGCCTCACCGACCTGCACGCGTTCGCGCGGCTGAGCGAGGAGGGCATCGACCTCCTTCTCTCCGACTCGACGAACGCCGAGGTCCCTGGCTTCGTCCCGCCGGAGCGCGACATCTCGAACGTGATCCGGGGCGTCTTCGCCGGCGCCCAGAAGCGGATCATCGTCGCGAGCTTCGCCAGCCACGTCCACCGCATCCAGCAGATCCTGGACGCCGCCCACGAGTACGGCCGCAGGGTCGCCTTCGTCGGCCGCTCGATGGTCCGCAACATGGGCATCGCGAGGGACCTGGGCTACCTGAAGGTCCCGCCGGGCCTGGTGGTGGACGTCAAGACGCTCGACGACCTCCCGGACAGCCAGGTAGTGCTCGTCTGCACGGGCTCGCAGGGTGAACCGATGGCCGCCCTCTCCCGGATGGCCAACCGCGACCACCAGATCCGCATCGTCCAGGGCGACACGGTGATCCTGGCGTCGTCGCTCATCCCCGGCAACGAGAACGCGGTCTACCGCGTGATCAACGGCCTGACCCGCTGGGGAGCGAACGTCGTCCACAAGGGCAACGCGAAGGTGCACGTATCAGGCCACGCGTCGGCCGGCGAGCTCCTGTACTTCTACAACATCTGCAAGCCCAAGAACCTGATGCCGGTACACGGCGAATGGCGCCACCTGCGCGCCAACGCCGAGCTGGGCGCCCTCACCGGCGTCCCGCACGACCGCATCGTGATCGCCGAGGACGGCGTCGTCGTCGACCTCGTCGAGGGCAAGGCCAAGATCGTCGGCAAGGTCCAGGCGGGTTACGTGTACGTCGACGGCCTCTCCGTGGGCGATGTCGGCGAGCCCGCGCTGAAGGACCGCAGGATCCTCGGGGACGAGGGCATCATCTCGGTCTTCGTGGTGGTGGACTCCAGCACCGGCAAGATCACCGGGGGCCCGCACATCCAGGCCCGCGGCTCCGGCATCGACGACTCGGCCTTCTCCGCCGTCATGCCGAGGGTCCAGGAGGTCCTCGAGAAGTCGGCCCAGGACGGCGTCGTCGAGCCCCACCAGCTGCAGCAACTCATCCGCCGCACGCTGGGCAAGTGGGTCTCGGATAACTACCGCCGACGCCCGATGATCCTTCCCGTCGTCGTCGAGGTCTGA
- a CDS encoding DegT/DnrJ/EryC1/StrS family aminotransferase: MLRAAGVGTGDEVIVPAYGNVEIAEAVVLTGAVPVFADIDQATYCLDPDAVTAAVTSRTAAVAVVHRFGHPADVRRLRDVGQRHGILVLEQGETDAPYDELAQRRAHAVYLSGRLGGVITPDGVEGHSYQQYVVRVPGNGRPDRDAFARAVRAKGIDCRVPVKTPVHRTPKFWRDVYLPETERAADDTLALPVDASMSRRELQRVVSACNALGGLLQPAF; this comes from the coding sequence ATGTTGCGAGCCGCAGGTGTCGGTACCGGTGACGAGGTCATCGTGCCGGCATACGGAAACGTCGAGATCGCCGAGGCCGTGGTCCTGACAGGGGCCGTGCCCGTATTCGCGGACATAGATCAGGCGACGTACTGCCTCGATCCTGATGCGGTGACCGCCGCCGTGACCTCCCGTACGGCCGCCGTGGCCGTCGTGCACCGCTTCGGGCACCCGGCCGACGTCAGGCGGCTGCGGGACGTCGGGCAGCGGCACGGCATTCTCGTACTGGAGCAGGGTGAGACGGACGCGCCGTACGACGAGCTCGCGCAGCGGCGGGCCCACGCGGTCTACCTCAGCGGGCGGCTCGGCGGTGTGATCACCCCGGACGGCGTCGAGGGGCACAGCTATCAGCAGTACGTCGTGCGTGTGCCCGGCAACGGGCGGCCGGACCGGGACGCGTTCGCGCGTGCCGTGCGGGCCAAGGGAATTGACTGCAGGGTGCCTGTGAAGACGCCCGTTCATCGCACGCCGAAGTTCTGGCGGGACGTCTATCTGCCGGAGACCGAGCGTGCCGCGGACGACACACTTGCGCTGCCGGTCGACGCGTCCATGTCGCGGCGCGAACTGCAGCGCGTCGTGTCCGCCTGTAATGCGCTCGGCGGGCTTCTCCAGCCGGCCTTCTAG
- a CDS encoding alpha/beta hydrolase family esterase: MPTRRGTSMRNSIPLALAALLLPLAACGSDDGKEAADQKPTKKPPAAETPRPGDQKVTLTWKGKKRVYTVHAPPGYTRAEKLPLIIAMHPYPADGTAMAQISGLNAKADKENFLVAYPNGLNQGFNALICCGTEDDVGFIRTMTKRLTGTWNADPDRVYATGISNGGDMSYKLAVELPDTFAAIAPVSGGYLGPDSAADSYMPKTPVSVITFIGGLDEHYTGMDEGITAWQKRLPCKAGQPEKLKKKIKRTTAKCRDGSDVIVHRLPGMGHSWPGGAGGSMSDPTAGVNATDLMWEFFKSHTKKAP; the protein is encoded by the coding sequence ATGCCGACCCGACGTGGTACATCCATGCGGAACTCCATACCCCTGGCGCTGGCCGCCCTGCTCCTGCCGCTCGCGGCCTGCGGGTCCGACGACGGCAAAGAAGCCGCGGACCAGAAGCCCACCAAGAAGCCACCGGCCGCGGAGACCCCGCGCCCCGGCGATCAGAAGGTCACGCTCACCTGGAAGGGCAAGAAGCGCGTCTACACGGTGCACGCCCCACCCGGCTACACCCGCGCCGAGAAGCTCCCACTGATCATCGCCATGCACCCCTATCCGGCCGACGGCACTGCCATGGCCCAGATCAGCGGCCTCAACGCCAAAGCGGACAAGGAGAACTTCCTCGTCGCCTACCCCAACGGCCTCAACCAAGGCTTCAACGCGTTGATCTGCTGCGGCACAGAGGACGACGTGGGCTTCATCCGTACGATGACGAAAAGGCTGACCGGCACCTGGAACGCCGACCCGGACCGCGTCTACGCGACCGGCATCTCCAACGGCGGCGACATGTCCTACAAGCTGGCGGTCGAACTCCCCGACACCTTCGCGGCGATCGCCCCGGTCAGCGGCGGCTATCTCGGCCCCGACTCGGCAGCGGACTCGTACATGCCGAAAACACCCGTCTCCGTGATCACCTTCATCGGTGGCCTCGACGAGCACTACACAGGGATGGACGAGGGCATCACGGCCTGGCAGAAGCGCCTGCCCTGCAAGGCGGGCCAGCCGGAGAAACTCAAGAAGAAAATCAAAAGGACAACGGCCAAGTGCCGCGACGGCTCGGACGTGATCGTCCACCGGCTGCCCGGCATGGGCCATTCCTGGCCGGGCGGCGCGGGCGGCAGCATGTCCGACCCCACCGCGGGCGTCAACGCGACAGACCTGATGTGGGAGTTCTTCAAGTCCCACACAAAGAAGGCCCCTTAG
- a CDS encoding SpoIIE family protein phosphatase, with protein sequence MVGDLGVDTRTRSSVITARAAATFDPVGRSVATARSFVRDTLQGWGFTDIVDDAVVLTSELVTNAVVHAGTAADVLCLRSEDAVRIEVSDHYPEREIPLQQSAASMGSPDREGGRGLQLCAALATRWGVDYTPTHKQVWFQLDLPDRSVGTRAAGPALPAELLPLTDGRVRVAVVQIDRIGAISAWNEDAEELFGYVAEQVTGKPLTDFAAWPHTPGTSTGIVEALQLSRWEGSYGIRGSDGRVTPVYASHLRVRDADGEPSTVCLLVRDDERAVLQTPLRGPAPEPGALTESHTADPFEVFIGSPAPDDLDGLLQRTVERARDMLDGDAAFLLLATDDETELEVRASTGLPSARQRFARVPVEAGPGRYGSARMPAVHEDLTVVPGAVPLLSGTGMRSVVTVPLKVEGRLTGSLGVAAEAPDRYSNEEALRLQFAADRIALAVESARLGELERLRRGSLSFLVEASDLLAGTLDRDQTLALMAQMTVPTLATWCAVYTIADQASEPYLSYVLHEDEERIDGLKALLSKIAPPDPVPTPGARVWAAPSEAAHQAALRTSMRSLGLGEPMSLGSGIGTTLSTASAVGGETVVLPLVARNRVIGMLTLGKPSDEHFRQEILELAEDLSRRAALALDNARLYSERMAISQSLQRSLLPPGLPQIPGVEVEVIYRAAGEGNEVGGDFYDLFPIRDGAYGFAIGDVCGTGPEAAAVTGLARHALRLLAREGFGGPAVLERLNAAILDEGARSRFLTLLYGELWPQEDGSAVLKIVCAGHPLPLRLRQDGTVEPYAEPQPLLGVMDDLELYEQTMTLDPGDVLLCVTDGVTERREGTRMLGDDGLADVLTTCTGLTAGAVAARIMRAVERFATDAPSDDMAILAMRVPGLQKD encoded by the coding sequence ATGGTGGGAGACTTGGGCGTCGATACTCGTACGAGGAGTTCTGTGATCACCGCGCGCGCGGCTGCGACTTTCGACCCCGTCGGGCGTTCCGTCGCGACGGCCCGCTCCTTTGTCCGCGACACCCTCCAGGGCTGGGGGTTCACGGACATCGTCGACGACGCGGTCGTCCTCACCAGCGAGCTGGTCACCAACGCCGTCGTGCACGCCGGAACCGCCGCGGACGTCCTCTGCCTGCGCAGCGAGGACGCCGTACGCATCGAGGTCTCCGACCACTATCCGGAACGCGAGATCCCGCTCCAGCAGTCCGCGGCGAGCATGGGCAGCCCCGACCGCGAGGGAGGCCGCGGCCTCCAGCTGTGCGCGGCGCTCGCCACCCGCTGGGGCGTCGACTACACCCCCACCCACAAACAGGTCTGGTTCCAACTCGACCTCCCCGACCGCTCCGTGGGCACCCGCGCAGCGGGCCCCGCCCTCCCCGCCGAGCTGCTCCCGCTCACCGACGGCAGAGTCCGCGTCGCCGTCGTCCAGATCGACCGCATCGGCGCGATCTCCGCCTGGAACGAAGACGCCGAAGAGCTCTTCGGGTACGTCGCCGAACAGGTCACCGGCAAACCGCTCACCGACTTCGCCGCCTGGCCGCACACCCCGGGCACCAGCACGGGCATCGTGGAAGCGCTCCAACTCTCCCGCTGGGAGGGCAGTTACGGCATCCGCGGCTCCGACGGCCGCGTGACCCCCGTCTACGCCTCGCATCTGCGCGTCCGCGACGCCGACGGCGAACCGTCCACGGTCTGCCTGCTCGTCCGCGACGACGAGCGCGCCGTCCTGCAGACCCCGCTGCGCGGCCCCGCCCCCGAGCCCGGGGCACTCACCGAGTCGCACACCGCCGACCCCTTCGAGGTCTTCATCGGCTCTCCCGCGCCGGACGACCTCGACGGTCTGCTCCAGCGCACGGTCGAGCGCGCCCGCGACATGCTCGACGGCGACGCCGCCTTCCTGCTCCTCGCCACGGACGACGAGACGGAGCTGGAGGTCCGCGCCTCCACAGGCCTGCCGTCGGCCCGCCAGCGCTTCGCCCGCGTCCCCGTGGAGGCCGGCCCCGGACGCTACGGCTCCGCCCGCATGCCGGCCGTCCACGAGGACCTCACGGTCGTCCCCGGCGCCGTACCGCTCCTCAGCGGCACGGGCATGCGCTCCGTGGTCACGGTCCCGCTGAAGGTCGAGGGCCGCCTCACGGGCTCCCTCGGCGTCGCCGCCGAGGCCCCCGACCGGTACTCGAACGAAGAGGCCCTGCGCCTCCAGTTCGCCGCCGACCGCATCGCCCTCGCCGTCGAGTCCGCGCGCCTGGGCGAGCTGGAGCGCCTGCGCCGCGGCTCGCTCTCCTTCCTCGTCGAGGCCTCGGACCTCCTCGCAGGCACCCTGGACCGCGACCAGACCCTGGCGCTCATGGCCCAGATGACGGTCCCGACGCTCGCCACCTGGTGCGCGGTCTACACGATCGCCGACCAGGCGTCCGAGCCCTATCTCTCGTACGTCCTCCATGAGGACGAGGAGCGCATCGACGGCCTGAAGGCACTCCTCTCCAAGATCGCCCCTCCCGACCCCGTGCCGACCCCCGGAGCCCGCGTCTGGGCCGCCCCCTCGGAGGCCGCCCACCAGGCCGCCCTGCGCACCTCCATGCGCAGCCTCGGCCTCGGTGAGCCCATGAGCCTTGGCTCAGGCATCGGCACGACGCTCTCCACGGCATCGGCGGTGGGCGGCGAGACGGTCGTCCTGCCCCTCGTCGCCCGCAACCGCGTCATCGGCATGCTCACGCTGGGCAAGCCCTCCGACGAACACTTCCGCCAGGAGATCCTGGAACTGGCCGAAGATCTCTCCCGCCGAGCGGCCCTCGCCCTGGACAACGCCCGCCTGTACTCGGAGCGCATGGCCATCAGCCAGTCCCTCCAGCGCAGCCTGCTGCCGCCGGGGCTCCCGCAGATCCCGGGCGTCGAGGTCGAGGTCATCTACCGCGCGGCCGGCGAGGGCAATGAGGTCGGCGGCGACTTCTACGACCTCTTCCCCATCCGCGACGGCGCGTACGGCTTCGCGATCGGCGACGTCTGCGGCACGGGCCCGGAGGCCGCAGCCGTCACCGGCCTGGCCCGCCACGCCCTGCGACTCCTGGCCCGCGAGGGCTTCGGCGGCCCCGCGGTCCTCGAACGCCTGAACGCCGCGATCCTCGACGAGGGCGCCCGCAGCCGCTTCCTCACCCTCCTCTACGGGGAGTTGTGGCCGCAGGAGGACGGCTCGGCGGTTCTGAAGATCGTCTGCGCCGGCCACCCGCTCCCGCTCCGCCTGCGCCAGGACGGCACGGTCGAGCCGTACGCGGAACCGCAGCCGCTCCTCGGCGTCATGGACGACCTGGAGCTCTACGAACAGACGATGACGCTCGACCCGGGCGACGTCCTGCTCTGCGTGACGGACGGCGTCACCGAGCGCCGCGAAGGCACCCGCATGCTCGGCGACGACGGCCTCGCCGACGTCCTCACCACGTGCACCGGGCTCACGGCGGGCGCGGTCGCGGCCCGCATCATGCGCGCGGTGGAACGCTTCGCGACGGACGCCCCGTCGGACGACATGGCGATCCTCGCGATGCGCGTCCCCGGCCTCCAGAAGGACTGA